The genomic region CTCGCGCCACACCTTCGCGTCCGCCGGCACGTCGGTGAGCACGGTCGGCTCGACCGTCGTCCCGGTCCGCTTGCCGCCGGTGAGCACCTTGGCGCCCGCGTCGGTGGCCATCAGCACCCACTCCTCGACCCGGCGCGCGTTGTCCTCGTCGATCAACGGCCCGACCTCGACCTCGGGGTCGTGCGGGTCGCCGGTCTTGAGCGCGCTGACCTTCTCGACCAGCTTGGGCACGAACTGCTCGACGTGCGAACGGTCCACGATCACCCGCTGCACCGCGATGCACGACTGCCCGGCCTGGTAGTTGCCGAACGTCGCGATCCGCTGCGCCGCGAAGTCCAAGTCCGTCCAATCAGGACAGACGATGGCGGCCGCGTTGCTGCCGAGCTCCATCACGACGTGCTTGCGCGGCGCGGCTTCCATCAGCGACCAGCCGACCTTCGTGGACCCGGTGAAGGAGATGACCGGCAGCCGTTCGTCGGTGACGAGCTTCTCCATGTCCTTGCCCCGCACGGGAAGGATGGAGAACGCGCCCTCCGGCAGCTCGGTCTCGGCGAGGATCTCACCCAGCAGCAACGCACTCAACGGCGTCGCCGACGCGGGCTTCACGACCACGGGCGCCCCCACCGCGAGCGCCGGCGCGACCTTGTGCGCCACCAGGTTCAGCGGGAAGTTGAACGGGGCCACCGCCAGCACCGGCCCCCGCGGCACGTGCCGCACGACCGCCATCCGGTTCTCACCGTTCGCATCGGTGTCGAGCCGCTGCAGCCCACCGCTGAACCGCCGCGCCTCCTCGGCCGCGAAGCGGAACGTGTTCACCGCCCGCTGCACCTCGATCTCGGCCCACCGCAGCGGCTTGCCGTTCTCCGCGGTGATCGTCTCGGCGATCTCCTCCGCCCGCCCGGCCAGCACCTCGGACACCTGCGCCAACGCCTTCGCCCGCACGTGCGCAGGCGTTCTGCGGAACTCGCGGGCCACGTCGTGAGCAGCGGCGACGGCGCGTTCCACCTGGTCGGCGCTCGGCACGGCGACCGAGGCCACCTCGGTGCCGTCGAACGGGTGGAACACCGCCAACGCCTGCTCGCCCTGCTCGGGACGGCCGGCGATCCAGCACGGCCTCGGTTGTGGCGTGAACGCGTCCATGGGCTCACGTTAAGCCCTGACCGCCAATTGGTACGCGCTGAGACACCGTCTGCCTTCGGGACGGCGCCACCCAGAAGCAGACGGCGTCTCAACGCAGGCCCACCCGTGCCGCCCCACTGTCCGCAGCCACGCCTCGCCGCACCCGCCCGGCGCCACCCCCCACCTCCTCCCCGCACCCCCGCGTGGCCAACCTCACCGCTGCCCGCAACCCGTTCCCACACCAGGCCCTCCGCCCCGGTTCGCCTCCCCACCCGGCGACCGGTAGGCGCCCGACCTGCGGCGCATGACATCCTTAGCCCGTGTCCGACACCAGCAACCGCCCTGTTCTCGTCGTCGACTTCGGCGCCCAGTACGCGCAGCTGATCGCCCGCCGCGTGCGTGAGGCCCAGGTCTACTCCGAGGTGGTCCCGCACACCGCGACGGTGAGCGAGATCCTCGACAAGAACCCGCTGGCCATCGTTCTGTCCGGTGGCCCGTCGAGCGTCTACGCCGACGGCGCGCCGCAGGTCGACCCGAAGCTGTTCGAGACCGGCGTCCCGGTCTTCGGCATCTGCTACGGCTTCCAGGCGATGGCCCGCGCGCTCGGCGGCGAGGTCGCACAGACCGGCACCCGCGAGTACGGCCGCACCGACCTCGGCGTCACCGCGGAGGCGGGCGCGCTGCACACCGAGCTGCCCGCGAGCCACCCGGTGTGGATGAGCCACGGCGACGCCGTCACCAAGGCTCCCGAGGGCTTCACGGTCACCGCGACCAGCGAGGGCGCGCCGGTCGCCGCGTTCGAGGACACCGAGCGCCGCTTCGCCGGCGTGCAGTACCACCCGGAGGTGCACCACTCGCCGCACGGCCAGGAGGTGCTGCGCCGGTTCCTGCACGACATCGCGGGCCTGCGTCCGCAGTGGACGACCTCGTCCATCGTGGACGAGCAGGTCGCCCGCATCCGCGAGCAGATCGGTGACGGCAAGGCCATCTGCGGCCTGTCCGGCGGCGTCGACTCCGCCGTGGCCGCCGCCCTGGTCCAGCGCGCGATCGGCGACCGGCTCACCTGCGTCTTCGTCGACCACGGCCTGCTGCGCGCCGGCGAGCGCGCCCAGGTCGAACGCGACTACGTGGCCGCCACGGGCATCCGCCTGGTGACCGTCGACGCGCGCGAGCGGTTCCTCGACGCGCTGGCCGGCGTCACGGACCCGGAGGAAAAGCGCAAGATCATCGGCCGCGAGTTCATCCGCGTGTTCGAGCAGGCCGAGCGCGACCTCAAGGCCGAGGGCGACTACAAGTTCCT from Lentzea guizhouensis harbors:
- the guaA gene encoding glutamine-hydrolyzing GMP synthase, which translates into the protein MSDTSNRPVLVVDFGAQYAQLIARRVREAQVYSEVVPHTATVSEILDKNPLAIVLSGGPSSVYADGAPQVDPKLFETGVPVFGICYGFQAMARALGGEVAQTGTREYGRTDLGVTAEAGALHTELPASHPVWMSHGDAVTKAPEGFTVTATSEGAPVAAFEDTERRFAGVQYHPEVHHSPHGQEVLRRFLHDIAGLRPQWTTSSIVDEQVARIREQIGDGKAICGLSGGVDSAVAAALVQRAIGDRLTCVFVDHGLLRAGERAQVERDYVAATGIRLVTVDARERFLDALAGVTDPEEKRKIIGREFIRVFEQAERDLKAEGDYKFLVQGTLYPDVVESGGGTGTANIKSHHNVGGLPDDLQFELVEPLRALFKDEVRRVGTELGLPETIVQRQPFPGPGLGIRIIGEVTHDRLETLRQADAITREELTLAGLDRTIWQCPVVLLADVRSVGVQGDGRTYGHPVVLRPVSSEDAMTADWTRLPYEVLERISTRITNEVAEVNRVVLDVTSKPPGTIEWE
- a CDS encoding aldehyde dehydrogenase family protein, yielding MDAFTPQPRPCWIAGRPEQGEQALAVFHPFDGTEVASVAVPSADQVERAVAAAHDVAREFRRTPAHVRAKALAQVSEVLAGRAEEIAETITAENGKPLRWAEIEVQRAVNTFRFAAEEARRFSGGLQRLDTDANGENRMAVVRHVPRGPVLAVAPFNFPLNLVAHKVAPALAVGAPVVVKPASATPLSALLLGEILAETELPEGAFSILPVRGKDMEKLVTDERLPVISFTGSTKVGWSLMEAAPRKHVVMELGSNAAAIVCPDWTDLDFAAQRIATFGNYQAGQSCIAVQRVIVDRSHVEQFVPKLVEKVSALKTGDPHDPEVEVGPLIDEDNARRVEEWVLMATDAGAKVLTGGKRTGTTVEPTVLTDVPADAKVWREEVFGPVLVVSVADGVEDAFAQANDTRYGLQAGVFTRDVQVAFEAAAELEVGGVIIGDVPSYRADQMPYGGVKGSGTGREGVRSAMEDFTEERVTVLTNVAL